The genomic window CTGCCGCACTGAATCCGGCGGGCGACTTGGTCGCCGTGGGTTCCGACGGCATTTTCAAACCCGGCATTCACGTTTTCACGATCCGTAACTACCGCGCCGACGATGGGCGGTTTCAATGGGAGGCGCAGCGCGACCGAAACTACCCGGCGCAGGAACTCGTCGTCGATGAAGCCGGGAATTCGTACGCGATCGGTGGTTACCGGGAATTCTATGTAGCAAAAGCCGACGCCGAAGGAAGCTGGGAGTGGACGTATACGCTCAACGACGGCGAAAAAGCACACCTCATTCCCGTCACCCTTGCCGTCACCGACGACCGGGTTTATGTCGGCGGCGAGGGCGGAGCTCCCAGCGGGCACTCCACGGGCGTTTTCGTCGCCCTTTCACCGGAAAGCGGCGCCGAACGTTGGCTGGTCTATTTCGTTTCGCCCGAGTACAGCGACACAACCATCGTGAAAGTCGCTGCGGCGCCCAACGGCGATGTGATTGTCGGCGGCATGGCAACCAAGTTGAACGGCGACCAGGACATCATGTTGGTGCGCATCACGAAATATGGCCAAACGGTGTGGAGTAAATACTACGACGGCGGCGAGAACGACACCGATACGCTCTCGGACATGATCGTCGGCGATGATGGTTCGATTTACTTGGTCGGCGGCACCCGGCGCGGTATGTACGACGATGCGATTACCGCGAAAATCGGACCGGCGGGCCGCCTGATCTGGGCAGCCGATTATGGCGGCAGCGCGCGCGACGCGAGGGCGTTGAGTATCGACCTAGTCGGCGAGGGCGGCGTGTATGTCACCGGCCGGGTCGCCGAACATGGCTTCGTGATTCGTTACGATGAGTACTAGTCGCTGAGCGCCGCGTCGCGGCCCATAAAGGCCATCAACTCGCGATACGTCTGGCTGAGCGGATCGCGGCCCACCTGCGCCTCGACGTGGTCGTGATCGCAATCGGGAATCTCCACAATCCGCACGTCGGCGCCGACCGAACGCATCGCCCGATAAAACTTGATGCTTTGTTCTTTCATCGACACGCCTACGTTCCAGTCGCGCTCAGCCCGCATGATCAGCATCGGCGGTGCCCCCGCGCGCACATGCCGAATCGGTGAGGCGTCGCGCCATACCGCGGTTCGGTTGGTGAACACCTGCCGCCCGCCCAGCGGTAGGTCGGCTACGTCGTACACGCCGGACATCACCACGACGCGGGTGAGGTCGCGATTCGGATCGAGCCCGACTTTCGCCAAGTGCTTTTTGTCCAACGCCGCCAACGCCACCGGCAGTGCGCCAGCGCTGTAACCGATGAGCGTGAAATCATCGACGTCGGCCCCGCGCTTGCCCATTTCCCGCTTGGTCCAGGCAACGGCTTGCACGACGTCGTTCACCTGCGCCGGATACCGATTCGCCGGGAACAAACGGTAGTTCGGGCACACCGTGGCGATGCCCGCCTGCGCAAACGCATAGCCGATGTTGTCGACTACGCTCTTGTCGTTGGTCACCCACCCGCCGCCGTGTATGACCACGGCCACCGGCCAGTTTTCGCCCTTCACCGGCAGATACACGTCCGCGCTGTGCCGCCACGCATCTTTTGCCTTGCCCTGAAAGTAGCGCACGTCGTGTTGCGGCGTGATGTTGTCGGGGTTGAGAATCGGCGCGAGCGCGGGCGGGCCACAAGCGATCATCCATACGCCGACCAGAGCCGCGGCCAGAATCAGGCGTAGTTGCATGGGATATCCTTCGCGTTTTTCTCTATCCGCTGATCGCGTGTTATATTGCGTCTTCCACCGACCCGGAGGCAAGTGAGATGTCGGGACGCCCGGCCGTTTTTTTTGATTTCGACAAAACCCTGCTGCGCACCGACAGCGGCTCGCTCGGCTTTCGCTACATGTGGGAACAGCGCGAAGTCTCCCTTTCGTTCTTGCTGCGGGTGATCGCCGCCAGCTACCTCTACAAATGGCGCCTGATTTCGGCCGAACGCCTGACGCAATTCGCCCTCGGCCATTACCGCGGCCAACCCATCGCCAAATTCCGCGAGGGGGCGAACGCCTTCTACCAAAACTTGCTGCGGCCCAATCTGTCGCCCGCGATGCTGGCCAAGCTCGAGGAACACCGCGACGCCGGACACGTGCTGGTACTGCTCTCCGCATCGATCGACTACTACCTCGAGCCGGTCGTCGAGGAGTTCGGTTTCGACCACCTCCTGTGCTCCCGCCTGGAAATGGTCGACGGCATTTGCACCGGCCGCTCCGCCGGTCCCTTGATCATCGGCCCGCAAAAGAAAACCGCGGCGATCGAACTATCGCGCGGGCATGAAATCGACCTGCAGGCGTCCTTCGCTTACGCAGACCACCTCTCCGACGTACCGCTGCTGGAAACCGTCGGCCACCCGGTGGCGGTTCGCCCGAGCGCGCCACTGCGCAAAATTGCCGTACAACGCAACTGGCCGATTATCGACGCGGAATAAAAAAACGGGCGCCGTAGCGCCCGCGTCACAACCTTGGTTCGTGAAGGCTTACAGGAAGCCCAACACACCGACTTTCAGGCCGAAGAAGCTTTCTTTGACGTCGAAGTCAACGTCGGACGCGCCACTGTCGGCGGTGCCCGAGCCGCTGTAGTAGCGGAAGAAAAGCGCGGCGTACAGGCCGACGTGCGTGTTCAGATGCCAAGCGCCACCGGCACGCGGTTCCAGGAAAAAGCCGCCGTGGTCCATCGTCTGCTTGCTGGCGCCCTTGGCGTCGGGATCGAATTCGCTGGTCGTTTTGGCATAACCCACGCCGAGCAGACCGAAAATCGAAAACTGACTTGCCACCGGGTAGAAATAACCCGCTTGCGGGCCGATCGCCCATTCGGTGGAAACCGTTTTACCTTTGTCTTCATCTTCGGATACGCGATCCACCATGAGCAGGCCGCCGATCTCCAGACTGTCCATCAGGAAGTAACCGCCCAGCGCACCCATCCCGAAACGGAAAATTTTGTTGTCGGCTTTATCGCCTTGG from Candidatus Lernaella stagnicola includes these protein-coding regions:
- a CDS encoding alpha/beta hydrolase; its protein translation is MQLRLILAAALVGVWMIACGPPALAPILNPDNITPQHDVRYFQGKAKDAWRHSADVYLPVKGENWPVAVVIHGGGWVTNDKSVVDNIGYAFAQAGIATVCPNYRLFPANRYPAQVNDVVQAVAWTKREMGKRGADVDDFTLIGYSAGALPVALAALDKKHLAKVGLDPNRDLTRVVVMSGVYDVADLPLGGRQVFTNRTAVWRDASPIRHVRAGAPPMLIMRAERDWNVGVSMKEQSIKFYRAMRSVGADVRIVEIPDCDHDHVEAQVGRDPLSQTYRELMAFMGRDAALSD
- a CDS encoding outer membrane beta-barrel protein gives rise to the protein MKRSILVLAVLLSALLILSAGPAMAKKKKKGKRARGGQVAAASVEKGNILLGGDLNFSLELGTETTDPDQGDKADNKIFRFGMGALGGYFLMDSLEIGGLLMVDRVSEDEDKGKTVSTEWAIGPQAGYFYPVASQFSIFGLLGVGYAKTTSEFDPDAKGASKQTMDHGGFFLEPRAGGAWHLNTHVGLYAALFFRYYSGSGTADSGASDVDFDVKESFFGLKVGVLGFL
- a CDS encoding HAD family hydrolase; this translates as MSGRPAVFFDFDKTLLRTDSGSLGFRYMWEQREVSLSFLLRVIAASYLYKWRLISAERLTQFALGHYRGQPIAKFREGANAFYQNLLRPNLSPAMLAKLEEHRDAGHVLVLLSASIDYYLEPVVEEFGFDHLLCSRLEMVDGICTGRSAGPLIIGPQKKTAAIELSRGHEIDLQASFAYADHLSDVPLLETVGHPVAVRPSAPLRKIAVQRNWPIIDAE